Proteins from one Cicer arietinum cultivar CDC Frontier isolate Library 1 chromosome 3, Cicar.CDCFrontier_v2.0, whole genome shotgun sequence genomic window:
- the LOC101501673 gene encoding pre-mRNA-splicing factor SLU7-like isoform X1, which yields MVNLFLIIVSLVSIVIVLNMATASVAFKSREDHRKQIELEEARKAGLAPAELDEDGKEINPHIPQYMSSAPWYLNAERPSLKHQRKWKSDPNYTKSWYDRGAKTFQASKYRKGACENCGAMTHNVKACMERPRKVGAKHTNKHIAADEKIETIELDYDGKRDRWNGYDPSTFARVIERYEARDDARKKYLNEQQLKKLEKSDQTDEGAAIDEAIEDDDLRVDEAKVDESKQMDFAKVEKRVRTTGGGSTGTVRNLRIREDTAKYLLNLDVNSAHYDPKTRSMREDPLPDADPNEKFYEGDNQYRNSGQALEFKELNIHAWEAFDKGQDVHMQAAPSQAELLYKNFKVMKEKLKSHTKETIIEKYGNAADEEKLPRELLLGQSERQVEYDRAGRIIKGQEAAIPRSKYEEDVYINNHTTVWGSWWKDHQWGFKCCKQTIRNSYCTGAAGIEAAEAANDLMRANIARKEAAAEDPAPGEEKRLATWGTDVPDDLVLDEKLLADALKKEDQRKREEKDERKRKYNVRWNDEVTAEDMEAYRMKKVHHDDPMKSFMN from the exons ATGGTTAATCTGTTTCTCATTATTGTATCATTGGTTTCAATTGTTATAGTTCTCAACATGGCAACAGCTTCAG TGGCATTCAAGTCCAGGGAGGATCATCGAAAACAGATTGAACTTGAGGAAGCACGTAAAGCCGGGCTTGCTCCTGCTGAGCTTGATGAAGATGGGAAGGAAATTAATCCCCATATTCCTCAGTATATGTCATCTGCACCTTGGTATCTTAATGCTGAGAGACCT AGTTTGAAACATCAAAGGAAATGGAAATCTGATCCCAATTACACCAAATCATGGTATGACAGAGGTGCTAAAACTTTTCAGGCCAGCAAGTACAGGAAAGGTGCATGTGAGAA CTGTGGAGCTATGACACATAATGTCAAGGCATGCATGGAAAGACCCCGAAAAGTAGGAGCAAAGCATACAAACAAGCATATTGCCGCTGATGAGAAGATAGAAACTATTGAGCTTGACTATGATGGCAAACGGGACAGATGGAATGGGTATGATCCATCAACATTTGCCCGAGTCATTGAGAGATATGAAGCCAGAGATGATGCTCGAAAGAAGTACTTGAATGAACAACAGCTGAAGAAATTGGAGAAGAGCGACCAAACTGATGAGGGCGCTGCCATTGATGAGGCTATAGAAGATGATGATTTAAGGGTAGATGAGGCGAAGGTTGATGAAAGCAAACAAATGGACTTTGCCAAGGTTGAGAAGCGTGTGCGAACAACAGGCGGTGGGAGTACTGGAACTGTGAG GAACTTACGTATTCGAGAGGATACTGCAAAATATCTTCTCAATCTTGATGTCAATTCTGCACATTATGATCCCAAGACCAGGTCCATGCGTGAAGATCCTCTTCCAGATGCAGATCCAAATGAAAAGTTTTACGAG GGTGATAACCAATATAGAAATAGTGGTCAAGCTTTGGAGTTCAAGGAATTAAACATCCATGCTTGGGAAGCATTTGACAAGGGACAAGATGTTCACATGCAAGCAGCTCCTTCCCAAGCTGAATTGCTCTATAAGAATTTCAAGGTCATGAAGGAGAAATTGAAGTCTCATACGAAAGAAACTATTATTGAGAAGTATGGCAATGCTGCTGACGAGGAGAAACTTCCAAGAGAACTTCTGCTAGGTCAGAGTGAGAGGCAAGTTGAGTATGATCGTGCTGGTAGAATTATTAAAGGACAG GAAGCTGCAATCCCCAGAAGCAAGTATGAAGAAGATGTTTACATTAATAACCACACAACTGTTTGGGGCTCATGGTGGAAGGATCACCAATGGGGTTTTAAGTGCTGCAAGCAGACAATACGTAATAGCTATTGCACTGGTGCTGCTGGTATTGAGGCCGCTGAGGCTGCAAATGATCTCATGAGAGCTAATATTGCCCGTAAGGAGGCTGCTGCAG AGGATCCTGCACCAGGGGAAGAGAAAAGGCTTGCTACATGGGGAACCGATGTCCCAGATGACCTAGTTCTGGATGAAAAATTGCTTGCCGACGCACTCAAAAAG GAGGATCAAAGAAAGAGGGAAGAGAAAGATGAGCGGAAGCGTAAATATAATGTTAGATGGAATGATGAg GTTACTGCAGAGGACATGGAGGCATACAGGATGAAGAAAGTACATCATGATGACCCAATGAAGAGTTTCATGAACTAA
- the LOC101501673 gene encoding pre-mRNA-splicing factor SLU7-like isoform X2, which translates to MGEDSPRLGGFRLCLAVILNGGDSQKKLLRSQLLSCCDDLVAFKSREDHRKQIELEEARKAGLAPAELDEDGKEINPHIPQYMSSAPWYLNAERPSLKHQRKWKSDPNYTKSWYDRGAKTFQASKYRKGACENCGAMTHNVKACMERPRKVGAKHTNKHIAADEKIETIELDYDGKRDRWNGYDPSTFARVIERYEARDDARKKYLNEQQLKKLEKSDQTDEGAAIDEAIEDDDLRVDEAKVDESKQMDFAKVEKRVRTTGGGSTGTVRNLRIREDTAKYLLNLDVNSAHYDPKTRSMREDPLPDADPNEKFYEGDNQYRNSGQALEFKELNIHAWEAFDKGQDVHMQAAPSQAELLYKNFKVMKEKLKSHTKETIIEKYGNAADEEKLPRELLLGQSERQVEYDRAGRIIKGQEAAIPRSKYEEDVYINNHTTVWGSWWKDHQWGFKCCKQTIRNSYCTGAAGIEAAEAANDLMRANIARKEAAAEDPAPGEEKRLATWGTDVPDDLVLDEKLLADALKKEDQRKREEKDERKRKYNVRWNDEVTAEDMEAYRMKKVHHDDPMKSFMN; encoded by the exons ATGGGTGAAGATAGCCCACGCCTTGGAGGTTTTAGACTGTGTCTGGCTGTCATATTGAACGGTGGGGATAGTCAGAAAAAGTTGCTGAGAAGTCAGCTTCTTTCTTGCTGTGATGATTTGG TGGCATTCAAGTCCAGGGAGGATCATCGAAAACAGATTGAACTTGAGGAAGCACGTAAAGCCGGGCTTGCTCCTGCTGAGCTTGATGAAGATGGGAAGGAAATTAATCCCCATATTCCTCAGTATATGTCATCTGCACCTTGGTATCTTAATGCTGAGAGACCT AGTTTGAAACATCAAAGGAAATGGAAATCTGATCCCAATTACACCAAATCATGGTATGACAGAGGTGCTAAAACTTTTCAGGCCAGCAAGTACAGGAAAGGTGCATGTGAGAA CTGTGGAGCTATGACACATAATGTCAAGGCATGCATGGAAAGACCCCGAAAAGTAGGAGCAAAGCATACAAACAAGCATATTGCCGCTGATGAGAAGATAGAAACTATTGAGCTTGACTATGATGGCAAACGGGACAGATGGAATGGGTATGATCCATCAACATTTGCCCGAGTCATTGAGAGATATGAAGCCAGAGATGATGCTCGAAAGAAGTACTTGAATGAACAACAGCTGAAGAAATTGGAGAAGAGCGACCAAACTGATGAGGGCGCTGCCATTGATGAGGCTATAGAAGATGATGATTTAAGGGTAGATGAGGCGAAGGTTGATGAAAGCAAACAAATGGACTTTGCCAAGGTTGAGAAGCGTGTGCGAACAACAGGCGGTGGGAGTACTGGAACTGTGAG GAACTTACGTATTCGAGAGGATACTGCAAAATATCTTCTCAATCTTGATGTCAATTCTGCACATTATGATCCCAAGACCAGGTCCATGCGTGAAGATCCTCTTCCAGATGCAGATCCAAATGAAAAGTTTTACGAG GGTGATAACCAATATAGAAATAGTGGTCAAGCTTTGGAGTTCAAGGAATTAAACATCCATGCTTGGGAAGCATTTGACAAGGGACAAGATGTTCACATGCAAGCAGCTCCTTCCCAAGCTGAATTGCTCTATAAGAATTTCAAGGTCATGAAGGAGAAATTGAAGTCTCATACGAAAGAAACTATTATTGAGAAGTATGGCAATGCTGCTGACGAGGAGAAACTTCCAAGAGAACTTCTGCTAGGTCAGAGTGAGAGGCAAGTTGAGTATGATCGTGCTGGTAGAATTATTAAAGGACAG GAAGCTGCAATCCCCAGAAGCAAGTATGAAGAAGATGTTTACATTAATAACCACACAACTGTTTGGGGCTCATGGTGGAAGGATCACCAATGGGGTTTTAAGTGCTGCAAGCAGACAATACGTAATAGCTATTGCACTGGTGCTGCTGGTATTGAGGCCGCTGAGGCTGCAAATGATCTCATGAGAGCTAATATTGCCCGTAAGGAGGCTGCTGCAG AGGATCCTGCACCAGGGGAAGAGAAAAGGCTTGCTACATGGGGAACCGATGTCCCAGATGACCTAGTTCTGGATGAAAAATTGCTTGCCGACGCACTCAAAAAG GAGGATCAAAGAAAGAGGGAAGAGAAAGATGAGCGGAAGCGTAAATATAATGTTAGATGGAATGATGAg GTTACTGCAGAGGACATGGAGGCATACAGGATGAAGAAAGTACATCATGATGACCCAATGAAGAGTTTCATGAACTAA
- the LOC101501673 gene encoding pre-mRNA-splicing factor SLU7-like isoform X3 — translation MGEDSPRLGGFRLCLAVILNVAFKSREDHRKQIELEEARKAGLAPAELDEDGKEINPHIPQYMSSAPWYLNAERPSLKHQRKWKSDPNYTKSWYDRGAKTFQASKYRKGACENCGAMTHNVKACMERPRKVGAKHTNKHIAADEKIETIELDYDGKRDRWNGYDPSTFARVIERYEARDDARKKYLNEQQLKKLEKSDQTDEGAAIDEAIEDDDLRVDEAKVDESKQMDFAKVEKRVRTTGGGSTGTVRNLRIREDTAKYLLNLDVNSAHYDPKTRSMREDPLPDADPNEKFYEGDNQYRNSGQALEFKELNIHAWEAFDKGQDVHMQAAPSQAELLYKNFKVMKEKLKSHTKETIIEKYGNAADEEKLPRELLLGQSERQVEYDRAGRIIKGQEAAIPRSKYEEDVYINNHTTVWGSWWKDHQWGFKCCKQTIRNSYCTGAAGIEAAEAANDLMRANIARKEAAAEDPAPGEEKRLATWGTDVPDDLVLDEKLLADALKKEDQRKREEKDERKRKYNVRWNDEVTAEDMEAYRMKKVHHDDPMKSFMN, via the exons ATGGGTGAAGATAGCCCACGCCTTGGAGGTTTTAGACTGTGTCTGGCTGTCATATTGAACG TGGCATTCAAGTCCAGGGAGGATCATCGAAAACAGATTGAACTTGAGGAAGCACGTAAAGCCGGGCTTGCTCCTGCTGAGCTTGATGAAGATGGGAAGGAAATTAATCCCCATATTCCTCAGTATATGTCATCTGCACCTTGGTATCTTAATGCTGAGAGACCT AGTTTGAAACATCAAAGGAAATGGAAATCTGATCCCAATTACACCAAATCATGGTATGACAGAGGTGCTAAAACTTTTCAGGCCAGCAAGTACAGGAAAGGTGCATGTGAGAA CTGTGGAGCTATGACACATAATGTCAAGGCATGCATGGAAAGACCCCGAAAAGTAGGAGCAAAGCATACAAACAAGCATATTGCCGCTGATGAGAAGATAGAAACTATTGAGCTTGACTATGATGGCAAACGGGACAGATGGAATGGGTATGATCCATCAACATTTGCCCGAGTCATTGAGAGATATGAAGCCAGAGATGATGCTCGAAAGAAGTACTTGAATGAACAACAGCTGAAGAAATTGGAGAAGAGCGACCAAACTGATGAGGGCGCTGCCATTGATGAGGCTATAGAAGATGATGATTTAAGGGTAGATGAGGCGAAGGTTGATGAAAGCAAACAAATGGACTTTGCCAAGGTTGAGAAGCGTGTGCGAACAACAGGCGGTGGGAGTACTGGAACTGTGAG GAACTTACGTATTCGAGAGGATACTGCAAAATATCTTCTCAATCTTGATGTCAATTCTGCACATTATGATCCCAAGACCAGGTCCATGCGTGAAGATCCTCTTCCAGATGCAGATCCAAATGAAAAGTTTTACGAG GGTGATAACCAATATAGAAATAGTGGTCAAGCTTTGGAGTTCAAGGAATTAAACATCCATGCTTGGGAAGCATTTGACAAGGGACAAGATGTTCACATGCAAGCAGCTCCTTCCCAAGCTGAATTGCTCTATAAGAATTTCAAGGTCATGAAGGAGAAATTGAAGTCTCATACGAAAGAAACTATTATTGAGAAGTATGGCAATGCTGCTGACGAGGAGAAACTTCCAAGAGAACTTCTGCTAGGTCAGAGTGAGAGGCAAGTTGAGTATGATCGTGCTGGTAGAATTATTAAAGGACAG GAAGCTGCAATCCCCAGAAGCAAGTATGAAGAAGATGTTTACATTAATAACCACACAACTGTTTGGGGCTCATGGTGGAAGGATCACCAATGGGGTTTTAAGTGCTGCAAGCAGACAATACGTAATAGCTATTGCACTGGTGCTGCTGGTATTGAGGCCGCTGAGGCTGCAAATGATCTCATGAGAGCTAATATTGCCCGTAAGGAGGCTGCTGCAG AGGATCCTGCACCAGGGGAAGAGAAAAGGCTTGCTACATGGGGAACCGATGTCCCAGATGACCTAGTTCTGGATGAAAAATTGCTTGCCGACGCACTCAAAAAG GAGGATCAAAGAAAGAGGGAAGAGAAAGATGAGCGGAAGCGTAAATATAATGTTAGATGGAATGATGAg GTTACTGCAGAGGACATGGAGGCATACAGGATGAAGAAAGTACATCATGATGACCCAATGAAGAGTTTCATGAACTAA
- the LOC101501986 gene encoding uncharacterized protein, which yields MSSCISLRLPPASKVWKSITSKLGKLHNIGRSKPMKKHRKKLNTYTTTITPSTTSITTKARKFIATKRFRCKRLATVRSVFNSFHKKPAPVYIDKLFKDPPCDLVGYLKPQTEFCQPRIQKVAKKVTEGTSKGCDKACTSDDMCESVALASPQMQGIDERAEEFIIRFRQQMAAQEMLARNL from the coding sequence atgTCCTCCTGCATAAGTCTAAGACTTCCACCTGCTAGTAAGGTATGGAAGAGCATTACTTCCAAACTTGGTAAACTTCATAACATTGGTAGATCAAAACCCATGAAAAAACACAGAAAGAAACTAAACACCTACACCACCACAATAACACCATCTACTACCAGTATCACCACAAAGGCACGTAAGTTCATTGCTACTAAACGTTTTCGCTGCAAAAGGTTGGCAACAGTTAGAAGTGTATTCAACAGTTTCCACAAAAAGCCTGCACCTGTTTATATTGATAAGCTCTTCAAGGATCCTCCCTGTGACTTAGTAGGGTATTTGAAGCCACAGACAGAGTTTTGCCAACCACGAATTCAAAAGGTTGCAAAGAAAGTAACAGAAGGAACAAGCAAGGGATGTGACAAAGCATGTACATCAGATGATATGTGTGAGTCAGTGGCATTAGCCTCACCTCAAATGCAAGGAATTGATGAACGGGCAGAAGAGTTCATTATCAGGTTTAGACAACAGATGGCTGCACAAGAGATGTTAGCCAGAAATTTGTag